The Vespula vulgaris chromosome 3, iyVesVulg1.1, whole genome shotgun sequence DNA window ATAGGTAGTCAGTAGAGGGAGCCTGCATGCATAAATTCACCTATTCTATTTGTAGAGAGTACATTATGGATTTGGACGTAAGAATGCAATCTCTGCATAGGGCACTGTACACAGACTCGAATCCCCTAGTTTTTCTCAAAGCGTATGGGACcgcatttttctttccatgaACGCGATGTCGAATTCATTTTGTACATAGTCATTTGATTAGACTCGCTTAACTGAAATAAACGAGAATCGGAATTCGATCTCGTTTCTTCGAATCGATATTAACCAAAAAATTATACAGATAATATacttatagaataataatatttgaaaacacGACCCAAGTAActacagatatatacatacatgtatatacgttatacatatatatatatcgtatatgtattgtataatgtatatttttatatatatataatattgtatacaatagattatttgtataagattaagagagaaatttcCGATTTGTTAAGTACATGATGTTATTTCAGATTGAAGAAGTTTAACGCAGCATCATGTCAAGCCCGTTGTTGAAAGATTTACCCAAAGTGGCGCTAGATTTGAAAAGCGAATTAGAAGGTTTTAATCACGGATGTATGAAAAAAGCTGCAACTGCGGAGAAAAATGTCTTGCCCTCTGCAGAAGgtattttaaacaaattaaatgatttagtataatttcttcattttttacgaTCGTAGCAATAACATTAAAGAgatcattgttataattatgatCGTTATGATTTCGCAATTTTTATAAGTACGCGTTAAAGAAaaacgtcgattatttttaatttaataatatatatagacgtaCGACAAGAACGGCAACATTCCGAATTAATTCACGACGTGGAAAGTTTTAAACAAGATCAATTGAAGCATGCagatacaaaagagaaaattattttaccaaATGCCAAAGGTATTGAAACAAAAACAGaattttcaaacaaataaaatgttgTTTACGTTATTTTGGTTATAGTATAATCAAAAAGTCGATTTTGACATCAAAGTTTATGGTTAGCTAGAAAATAAAGTCTATCAAAATTTCGCtctttaatcaaaaatatagatagaaaatgGACTGGGATTATATCATTTGTGATAGAAGCAAGCTACGTTTCAATATTCTTATCATAAACTCATACTcattaatatgtatacattctGTTATTctcgtacatatatttatgtttacgCTTAtatgttttcattatttttttcatgcaACTTCGTCTTAAAAACAATTGCTTATTAACATCGTAATACtcattattaaatgttataatttattttcaatgtttatAGATGTTGCAGCAGAAAAAACTCAGCAGACATTGATTGCTGGCATCGAAACATTTGATCCAACTAGTCTGAAACATACTACAACTCAGGAGAAGAATCCATTGCCTGATAAAGATggtgaatatatattttaatttattataaaaacttttacCTTTTATCTCATCATTTTTACCTctcatatatcattattactcttttatataaaatctaatattaCAACGTAAacattacatataaattataatttattttgctATTATCTATTACAGCAATTCAGcaagaaaagggaaaacaaCAATTGATCTCTGgaatagaaaatttcgatCCAGCAAAACTCAAGCATGCAGAAACGCTTGAAAAAAATCCTTTGCCTACCAAAGAAGGTTTGTATGATTATTGAAagatttaacaaaaagaaataaaaagatagatggaaaaaatatatatatatatatttattcttatgtTTTAGCAATTGATGCTGAGAAAATAGCTGCTTAAGAATCTATTcagaagaatgaagaagaaaaaaagcagcaatttgtcttttcttccattttctatATCATGACATTGTATAACAATAATTCATACATTGCCAACAAAAATGTGAATGCAAAACACTGTGTTAATGTAATCTCATGATTATACTTATACTACCGTCACAAACGTTCCTTCTGGCGATATCTAAACGCAAAATGGTTTTCTATTACGATCAAGAAAACCATAGATATTGTAGCGATGCGAGTCTTAATACTTTTTGTCAAACTAACTTAATTTTAGGCTCAAAACGCTATCATCCAAATATTTTGATACTCGTCAAAGGATGTACTTTTTATACTAAAAAAGCTGCACGcaagtaaaattttattttctatagcaGCAAGATTGGTGGCATTGCATACGTTATAGATATCGCAGAGCTACACCGATTGACTTTATATTTGtgtaaaaatcatattttatataacggGCTATtgtacttttttaatatttcgtacGTAACGCATTGTCATTccaatgaaattattacgatgaataaaaaaatcatttgtacaaaattttttgcaattttgttaaacataataattatttattcattttcagaaatattatcataaatttttatttaatactaatttattttgtcaaaTAATGCGTTCTTAAGGGTTTTTAACTACTTTTAATTGAATATGCTGAGTAATGGTTCTGTTTACTCACTTAAAATTACCGCGCATTAGAACAACAAAAAACGGCTTCAATCGGAAACAGTAAAGGACCCGCCCTTTAGCTTATAAGCGTCGAAgcggaacgaacgaacgttcagtttcttatattaactttttttaatattccgatTCATCTTTCGATTAAGTGAAAAGGAGAATTATATCtggtaaattataatatattctatttaataagGGCGcgtaaaaaagattatttattctattaatttccAATGACTtgtatatttcgtttaatcaaTGGCGGTTTAGAACTTACCTTCCGAACATATATTAAACGGTTTTCGTATTCTTTATTCTGTTTCCGAATtaatatttgcaataattctttgcttttgattttatatttagctta harbors:
- the LOC127062636 gene encoding thymosin beta — encoded protein: MSSPLLKDLPKVALDLKSELEGFNHGCMKKAATAEKNVLPSAEDVAAEKTQQTLIAGIETFDPTSLKHTTTQEKNPLPDKDAIQQEKGKQQLISGIENFDPAKLKHAETLEKNPLPTKEAIDAEKIAA